The Thunnus thynnus chromosome 22, fThuThy2.1, whole genome shotgun sequence genome includes a window with the following:
- the psmb6 gene encoding proteasome subunit beta type-6 has translation MAATLSMMPHFGQQISSKNDLVPDWIGQEVSTGTTIMAVEYDGGVVIGADSRTTTGAYIANRVTDKLTPIHDRIFCCRSGSAADTQAIADVVTYQLGFHSIELDEPPLVETAANLFRASCYRYREELTAGILVAGWDRRKGGQVYCVPIGGMLVRQPVSVGGSGSTYIYGFMDSNYKPGLTKDQCLELTAAALSLAMERDGSSGGVVRLASISEEGVERRVILGNQLPKFSTH, from the exons ATGGCGGCGACATTGTCGATGATGCCCCACTTCGGGCAGCAGATTTCTTCTAAAAACGACCTGGTCCCGGACTGGATCGGCCAGGAAGTCAGCACCGGG ACCACCATCATGGCGGTGGAGTATGATGGAGGAGTGGTGATCGGTGCCGACTCCCGCACGACCACCGG agctTACATCGCTAACAGAGTCACAGACAAACTGACTCCGATCCACGACCGGATCTTCTGCTGCAG gtctgGATCAGCTGCTGACACTCAGGCCATCGCTGACGTGGTCACCTACCAGCTGGGCTTCCACAG CATCGAGCTGGACGAGCCCCCGCTGGTGGAGACGGCCGCCAATCTGTTCAGAGCGAGCTGCTACCGATACAGAGAAGAGCTGACTGCTGGGATACTGGTGGCAGGCTGGGACCGCAGGAAGGGAggacag gtgtacTGTGTTCCTATTGGTGGGATGTTGGTGAGGCAGCCGGTGTCGGTGGGCGGCAGCGGCAGCACCTACATCTACGGCTTCATGGACTCCAACTACAAACCAGGACTCACTAAAGACCAGTGTCTGGAgctcactgctgcag ctctGTCTCTGGCGATGGAGAGAGACGGTTCCAGCGGCGGTGTGGTCAGACTGGCGTCCATCTCAGAGGAGGGAGTGGAGAGACGAGTCATACTGGGAAACCAGCTGCCCAAGTTCtccacacactga
- the trappc1 gene encoding trafficking protein particle complex subunit 1, which translates to MTVHNLYIFDRNGNCLYYNEWNRKKQAGISKDEEFKLMYGMLFSIRSFVSKMSPLDMKEGFLSFQTSKYRLHYYETPSGLKFVMNTDLSVSNARDTLQQIYSNLYVEYIVKNPVCVLGNSLDSELFSSRLDSFIRALPYYSPRAA; encoded by the exons ATGACGGTCCATAACTTGTACATATTTGACCGTAATGGAAACTGTCTGTATTATAACGAGTGGAACCGGAAGAAGCAGGCAGGAATCTCCAAGGACGAG gagtttAAGCTGATGTACGGGATGCTGTTCTCCATCCGCTCATTCGTCAGTAAGATGTCTCCTCTGGACAT GAAGGAGGGCTTCTTGTCCTTTCAGACCAGTAAGTATCGTCTTCATTACTACGAGACTCCCAGTGGACTGAAGTTTGTCATGAACACTGACCTGTCTGTCAGCAACGCCAGAGACACACTGCAGCAGATCTACAGCAac ctgTATGTAGAGTACATCGTGAAGAATCCAGTCtgtgttttgggaaacagtttGGACAGCGAGCTGTTCAGCAGCCGACTGGACTCCTTCATCAGAGCGCTGCCGTACTACAGCCCCCGAGCtgcctaa